In Streptomyces sp. NBC_01551, one DNA window encodes the following:
- a CDS encoding VOC family protein produces MITTDFAPGSPCWLDLGTPDVRAAAAFYAAVLGWEYESMGEGEDLGEGEDMEGGMFRRDGKIAAGLGKLTEEGARSAWMIYFSVADADATTEAVERAGGTVRVAPRDLGDWGRMAQYSDPLGGQFAVWQPGEDKGVELVDEPGSLSWTELYTSDAESAKQFYGGVFGWQYSDMGLPGGGGTYTLITPAGLPEERMHGGLMELPAEHLALTNGRPYWHPVFAVADCDAAVAKVTENGGSVQMGPQDAEGVGRLAVCLDPSNADFVVLTPVRS; encoded by the coding sequence ATGATCACCACTGACTTCGCCCCCGGCTCCCCCTGTTGGCTCGACCTCGGCACCCCCGACGTCCGGGCCGCCGCGGCCTTCTACGCCGCCGTGCTCGGATGGGAGTACGAGTCCATGGGCGAGGGGGAGGACTTGGGCGAGGGGGAGGACATGGAAGGCGGGATGTTCCGCAGGGACGGCAAGATCGCCGCCGGGCTCGGCAAGCTCACCGAGGAGGGCGCGCGCTCGGCCTGGATGATCTACTTCAGCGTCGCCGACGCGGACGCCACCACCGAGGCGGTGGAGCGCGCGGGCGGCACGGTCCGGGTGGCTCCGAGGGACCTCGGCGACTGGGGCCGGATGGCCCAGTACAGCGATCCGCTGGGGGGACAGTTCGCCGTCTGGCAGCCGGGAGAGGACAAGGGCGTCGAGCTGGTGGACGAGCCGGGCTCGCTGTCCTGGACCGAGCTGTACACGAGCGACGCCGAGTCCGCCAAGCAGTTCTACGGCGGCGTCTTCGGCTGGCAGTACAGCGACATGGGCCTGCCGGGCGGCGGGGGCACGTACACCCTCATCACTCCCGCCGGGCTGCCCGAGGAGCGCATGCACGGCGGTCTCATGGAGCTGCCCGCGGAGCACCTCGCCCTCACGAACGGACGGCCCTACTGGCACCCCGTCTTCGCCGTCGCCGACTGCGACGCCGCGGTCGCCAAGGTCACCGAGAACGGCGGCAGCGTACAGATGGGACCGCAGGACGCGGAAGGCGTCGGCCGCCTCGCCGTCTGCCTCGACCCGTCGAACGCCGACTTCGTGGTCCTCACCCCGGTCCGCAGTTGA
- a CDS encoding MerR family transcriptional regulator, which yields MATALGVTVRAIRHYHQRGLLPEPERDASGYRRYGADAIVALIRIRTLSDAGVPLARIEELMGASPEEFSAAVADIDSELRGRIRDLRRRRGRIAELAAGDALFLPQEVVVLLDRLRGLGLSPESVRTERDTWVLLAAQYPDQVPRWALQKRALFEDPAFQRLYLTADQAAGWDRDDPRLEALADEVNAFGGLRTPGTEDGTGTEDGAGPVGGAGPVLAVDALVTVTLMAAETGKPVPAWERLVELCRSRATPAARPS from the coding sequence GTGGCGACCGCTCTCGGCGTGACGGTGCGGGCCATCCGCCACTACCACCAAAGGGGCCTGCTGCCCGAGCCCGAGCGCGACGCCTCGGGCTACCGGCGCTACGGAGCGGACGCGATCGTCGCCCTGATCCGCATCAGGACCCTGTCGGACGCCGGCGTCCCGCTGGCGCGGATCGAGGAGCTGATGGGCGCCTCGCCCGAGGAGTTCTCCGCGGCGGTCGCGGACATCGACAGCGAGCTGAGGGGCCGGATCCGGGACCTGAGACGCCGCCGCGGCCGGATCGCCGAACTGGCCGCGGGGGACGCCCTGTTCCTGCCGCAGGAGGTCGTCGTCCTCCTGGACCGGCTCCGCGGGCTCGGCCTCAGTCCGGAGTCGGTACGGACCGAGCGCGACACGTGGGTCCTGCTGGCGGCGCAGTACCCCGACCAGGTGCCGCGGTGGGCCCTCCAGAAACGGGCCCTGTTCGAGGACCCCGCCTTCCAGCGCCTGTACCTGACGGCCGACCAGGCCGCCGGCTGGGACCGTGACGACCCCCGCCTGGAGGCCCTCGCGGACGAGGTGAACGCCTTCGGCGGACTCCGCACGCCGGGCACGGAGGACGGCACCGGCACGGAGGACGGCGCCGGTCCGGTCGGCGGCGCCGGTCCGGTCCTGGCCGTCGACGCCCTGGTCACCGTCACCCTGATGGCAGCCGAAACGGGCAAACCGGTGCCGGCCTGGGAGCGCCTCGTCGAACTGTGCCGCAGCCGGGCAACACCCGCCGCCCGGCCGTCGTAG